One window of Lagenorhynchus albirostris chromosome 16, mLagAlb1.1, whole genome shotgun sequence genomic DNA carries:
- the TACR2 gene encoding substance-K receptor, with amino-acid sequence MGACAMVTDTNISSGLESNTMGTTAFSMPRWHLALWAAAYLAPVLVAVMGKAAVIWIILAHWRMRTVTNYFTVDTALADLCMAAFNAAFNFVYASHNIWYFGRAFCYFQNLFPITAMFVSIYSMTTIAADRYMAIVHPFQPRLSVPSTRAVIAGIWPVAPALAFPHCFYCPITMDRGTTKCVVAWPEDSSGKMHLLYHLEVIALIYFLPLVVMFVAYSVIGLTLWRRTVPGYEVHGANLRHLQAEKFVKTMVLVVVTFAICWLPYHLYFILGGFQEDIYCHKFIQQVYLALFWMAMSSTVYNPITYCCLNHRCRSGFRPAYRGYPWVTPTEEDKTELTHTSSLSTRVNRCHTKETLFMAGDVAPSGAANGLLEGEA; translated from the exons ATGGGAGCCTGTGCCATGGTGACTGACACCAACATCTCATCTGGCCTTGAGAGCAACACCATGGGCACCACAGCCTTCTCCATGCCTCGCTGGCATCTGGCATTGTGGGCAGCAGCCTACCTGGCCCCGGTGCTGGTGGCTGTGATGGGCAAGGCTGCGGTTATCTGGATAATCCTGGCCCATTGGAGGATGCGCACGGTCACCAACTACTTCACTGTCGACACGGCCCTGGCCGACCTCTGCATGGCCGCCTTCAATGCCGCCTTCAACTTCGTCTACGCCAGCCACAACATCTGGTACTTTGGCCGTGCCTTCTGCTACTTCCAGAACCTCTTCCCCATCACAGCCATGTTTGTCAGCATCTACTCCATGACCACCATCGCCGCCGACAG GTACATGGCCATCGTCCACCCCTTCCAGCCACGGCTCTCGGTCCCCAGTACCAGAGCAGTAATTGCTGGCATCTGGCCGGTGGCCCCGGCCCTCGCCTTCCCCCACTGCTTCTACTGCCCCATCACCATGGACCGGGGTACCACCAAGTGCGTGGTGGCCTGGCCCGAAGACAGCAGCGGCAAGATGCACCTTTT GTACCACCTCGAGGTGATCGCCCTCATTTACTTCCTGCCTCTCGTGGTGATGTTCGTCGCCTACAGTGTCATCGGTCTCACGCTCTGGAGACGCACTGTCCCAGGGTACGAGGTGCATGGCGCCAACTTGCGCCACCTGCAGGCCGAGAAG TTTGTGAAGACcatggtgctggtggtggtgacaTTTGCCATCTGCTGGCTGCCCTACCACCTCTACTTCATCCTGGGCGGCTTCCAGGAGGACATCTACTGCCACAAGTTCATCCAGCAGGTCTACCTGGCGCTCTTCTGGATGGCCATGAGCTCCACCGTGTACAATCCCATCACTTATTGCTGCCTCAACCACAG GTGTCGGTCTGGATTCCGGCCTGCTTACCGTGGCTACCCATGGGTCACGCCAACTGAGGAGGACAAGACTGAGCTGACTCACACCTCATCCCTTTCCACGAGGGTCAACAGGTGTCACACTAAAGAGACTTTGTTCATGGCTGGGGATGTGGCCCCCTCTGGGGCTGCCAATGGGCTGCTGGAA GGGGAGGCTTAG